The Apis mellifera strain DH4 linkage group LG8, Amel_HAv3.1, whole genome shotgun sequence genome contains a region encoding:
- the LOC409243 gene encoding centromere-associated protein E isoform X2 — protein MSKAIEDDERRRRSLEAGREILEKYKAEKASKVQGTSYNQMDEISDEESFRNDKSIGHRESYVHEGVSSRDVTQSSVSMSEGEADGDLEGLAGRVAQLEELLQGKEAIVEALNAEIDHLRAEASSPNSSQSQNSSIPSRDVIPLYHTKLQEFEKAVNQRDNLIEELMWSLQQAISARDNFASQLNALNAMEIPCKDNTSSMNNKSLQEKIDTLEKTLNDQRSMIQKLNSQLAQNLEHVQTLEMERETRVAEINDYKLQINNLNEQIRVSAADKNLNITETLEQQKQYEARVDKIKQDMQHILKKFTTETNINTTRHQQELKDLATKHEKEIINIQDKYEEEIKQLKEENKILADRLNKELPDLDTRHAKELSIFQTQLTHYKKTVEALKLELMNRSESQQIAQTELNEYKSKFNEFKVQSERARHILNLENQKEKEMLSEQIKLHKLQLEEITSKYIAVTAILESKESIERSLEQALSNAAMLKEENESLKFKLDDLSSRYSAAQSLIENSQTHEKTLSNRIYDLEKSLSRLSGINMSTLSELNETTYQTFDEVAVQYQLTKQKLEEKAELEKLLIQRIEGLEEDIRKSKEELEQTDLIKKSYEKQLKDMKNVCDKYKSELISLKKNELDDQSSLLLEEELKLSNQNMKDTVNDLLHKIEEDQQEIKKFKIILEQKETEFAECIKKMYDLTDKLKKSEQEREQLKNGLATAWAQCAEVEEKLNQTLALNDSKLDISVPSSSYNSALMKQYKLDRIVDDSVSMMHDQSLDKNKTLSEKNENLDSSNKRVSLQGKLTFVLEENERLRKELEHLNQQTDYEEIKSKLKYYISLSENLTTEKEQKMEENRVLKKKLDNLYLLKESINQLRSEKETLRKEIETLIHVHDEQINAIKTETTSEIRKVQSLMLGLKEGTTELNDLKIELEKRHAKEMEELRMYFEQKCLLMEKQYSEEIFSQQSKKMSDNDSEIADITEDLYFGGAGDCLNVSNISEHNSRLGSPIGDEQSKYSSKNFNTYNKSELEYEIKTLQQELQNKIIEGQEMKLNYEKALEDQKNIYEKELYNNKERKHGFLRNMVNQHCQTEWDAGALENGELTQLRAAYNHQLEEQVALAKLDIINALQEQIQVLLTIESDVEDNWPIELLELRDKLTGNAKKEMQLLKNTHIEEVQHLKEEHSRTVTKMIDCHREELNKIKSEYLQNYCGDRSLLIDNKIFEERNNLTKTCTTLKTLIEELIKYFIVCEEEINNTLFTEITKKQLSDSVNNEKTMQFDETEGLKCNELKMSSKKDSLNLSEMIVRKVHFAPKTTEIVSIINSNVETLPTILEEDDNITEKLKQELNNCILRLKSESAEILNTSSIEGKLSSKDTFWLNKMNEELNLKLHHAETLIMGYQEEIDHQKMTIFDLQRKLVNAENKKETITEGYGENYDVGIDTTLQDFSQLQEKVRHVLSNGGGDCTELLQLIDELSRQSDKLMEEAKKEKEDLQQQQVPLEPTPTPYIHRVCHRKIEAADKQLKATRKFLDEQASEREAERDEAAKQIHILQEQLKEREREKERDQRITSESTLSPEATSDIPTLQASDIDATVEVLESQMREMSSLMSDTEAKKNETESELKAAIDKIWVLREIITDLEQQLQIKTEKEESLQLQINQLETVIAAQTKNQHELVQELDAVKMGSESKQLNEHIIHLQEELRKHKLSSEQFNVNSAALKQMKTELRDMQNQLDKRIKELESAHMCSSNLSLSQPSEDVSIRDQIDATRCPTPDDPTAPPMLPLDQLLKLKEKMLKHARAEEVAFKRIKDLELQVTALRNQNEELQAEQEILQQTASEQLFQIQSMRGRLEQHKQSAPFAQRQATSRLELQLHEANTKFQSLERTIADKDLELKDMKNQLDRINQLLQEKQAEIANVVQVESVTIQKLKEHLEVVEEEKKILQAKVGVQEHAQLELPKLIDSMLADKNEEIDHLKEQLSKKEKQLEMYSSLNLDETQLRELARQTEAKNSARTLSDILSIHSECEETAEAIRGINTTQNLPNVSTFKVPFTLKNIDDSIVPLMDSAKMIHPQVPPLDLGSQSLSATSSQQSGMLDLLHSGLELKTSSSENNLSNDKTDHVTQSRQERQKSPEKHIDEKNDSNKSCVTSIKYTQTSINETLNEMEKLENQLQIMKEELNTKSAILNKKENDLITLQKHYDELQTEFKEVIETLSRDKYFYQNQYELSRVSENKIKKDLQEIENVLKLKDEEIQDHKNKMQMNERIIMELNSENIKLKKNIEEKEQELEQTRKYTTLLHEKIKEVQNFRDIILDKDITIETIQTRNIEIENENKQLYEFKTKYQSIKQELLECQTEIQRLTEGLNNRDQIIRRLEEMARRTSVSETSSPSNEKDQEIHHLQEYLKEKDKMIRQMNDDGKNLHKALEIIQNKMKESGNVVELRKKLKDEKKLTAELRDMVDKMSKELSDLKLIAQRSQDDTDIEDMVQRELNLSVHLDKQIMNAIESDTKTHKTECEKQHNSAPYQDMELKLKLIQANKINEELKKLKDDLEIEREMLKCQIAEYENRIFQLKSDLTEESKKVVKLDDELSSEKKLMRMLKIEIEKEHRTMQIEHIRNSELIDFLQNKQKNSLDNEAKLKNELNLLRQEYKNLEMQLSLMKEHVQSQKADDLPKLTDLLENERKKYLLLMENFEKEEKNNVELKDTLKKLQIEKNRIEKQLEVEEEKKENLISNLILIEGTKDHLQTDLRRTKEELKAKEEECEWLQKRIKTMSDAETRRQERSTSEHNDLKASRREINNAREVIMDLEADMKQLKRELTESLEREVKLTETMETLKERESDLIKKLTTAKDEEKNLKDVITELQQDIKTYTIRELELTKELKNRFSNENVPAKFLQKIEDLTNINEKYLTEKTILQEKLMKAREEKEQLNQRIKLLESQVKRSKVPQDLNTREHTEKLQHFYGKFLRADSRRKALAYQKRYLLSIVGGYQLSEENTLSVLAQLTKVQRSYAVIGRNKKSPKVRFRSAVLVVISICRMKWLIVRWNTGKRIGVKTLLWNIDQSFLPIQKTAMNHSPPVRDKNTSNGDGGFDGFTLEQYYQRLKNIQQKLGLAMAETGNLQIIPE, from the exons atgagtAAAGCAATAGAAGATGATGAGCGCAGAAGACGCTCTTTGGAGGCGGGTAGAGAAATA ttggaaaaatataaggcAGAAAAGGCTAGCAAAGTTCAAGGTACAAGTTATAATCAAATGGATGAAATATCTGACGAAGAATCTTTCCGAAATGACAAATCTATTGGACATAGGGAATCTTac gTACATGAAGGAGTTTCTTCAAGAGATGTGACACAAAGCAGTGTCAGTATGAGTGAAGGAGAAGCAGATGGAGATTTAGAAGGTCTTGCAGGAAGAGTGGCtcaattagaagaattattacaaGGAAAAGAAGCCATAGTGGAAGCTTTAAATGCAGAAATAGATCATTTGAGAGCAGAAGCATCATCTCCAAATTCTTCTCAAAGCCAGAATAGTAGTATACCTAGCAGAGATGTTATACCTTTGTATCATACaaaa TTACAAGAGTTTGAAAAAGCAGTGAATCAAAGAGATAACCTAATAGAAGAATTAATGTGGTCTTTACAACAAGCAATATCTGCAAGAGATAATTTTGCTAGTCAATTGAATGCTTTGAATGCAATGGAGATACCTTGTAAGGATAATACTAGttctatgaataataaaagctTACAAGAAAAG attgatACTTTAGAAAAAACTCTAAATGATCAAAGATCAATGATACAGAAATTAAATAGTCAATTGGCTCAAAACTTAGAGCATGTACAAACTCTTGAAATGGAGAGAGAAACTAGAGTTgcagaaataaatgattataagttacaaattaataatttaaatgaacaaattCGTGTAAGTGCtgctgataaaaatttaaacatcacTGAGACTTTAGAGCAACAGAAACAATATGAAGCACGCGTAGACAAAATAAAGCAAGATATgcaacatatattaaaaaaatttacaactgaaacaaatataaatactacaCGTCATCAGCAGGAATTGAAAGATCTAGCTACTAAACatgaaaaggaaataataaatattcaagataagtatgaagaagaaataaaacaattgaaggaagagaataaaattctagCTGATCGTTTAAATAAGGAGCTGCCAGATTTGGATACTAGACATGCCAAAgaactttctatttttcaaacacAGTTAactcattataaaaaaactgtAGAAGCTTTGAAACTTGAATTAATGAATCGCTCAGAATCTCAACAAATTGCCCAAACtgaattaaacgaatataaatcgAAGTTTAATGAGTTTAAAGTACAGTCAGAAAGAGCTAGACATATTCTAAATctagaaaatcaaaaagaaaaagagatgttAAGTGAACAGATTAAGTTACATAAACTTCAATTAGAAGAGATTACTTCAAAATACATTGCAGTAACTGCAATTCTTGAATCAAAAGAAAGTATTGAACGTTCTTTGGAACAGGCTTTATCAAATGCTGCTatgttaaaagaagaaaatgaaagtttaaaatttaagctTGATGATCTCTCATCAAGATACTCAGCAGCACAATCATTAATAGAAAACAGCCAAACTCATGAAAAAACTTTGAGTAATAGGATATatgatttagaaaaatcattatctAGACTTAGTGGTATAAATATGAGTACTTTGAGTGAATTAAATGAAACCACGTATCAGACTTTTGATGAAGTGGCAGTTCAATATCAGttaacaaaacaaaaactCGAGGAGAAAGcagaattagaaaaacttcTAATTCAGAGAATTGAAGGTCTTGAAGAGGATATTCGCAAGTCAAAAGAGGAATTGGAGCAAAcagatttaattaagaaatcatatgaaaaacaacttaaagatatgaaaaatgtatGCGACAAATATAAATCCGAACTGATTTCCTTGAAAAAGAATGAGCTAGATGATCAGAGTTCCTTACTATTAGAAGAGGAATTGAAGTTATCTAATCAGAATATGAAAGATACtgttaatgatttattacataaaattgaaGAGGATCAACAAgagattaagaaatttaagataatccttgaacaaaaagaaacagaatttGCAGAGTgtataaagaaaatgtatGATTTAacagataaattgaaaaaatctgAACAAGAACGtgaacaattgaaaaatggaTTGGCCACAGCATGGGCTCAATGTGCAGAGGTAGAGGAGAAATTGAATCAAACCTTAGCTTTAAATGACAGTAAATTAGATATCTCTGTGCCATCATCCAGTTACAATAGTGCCTTGATGAagcaatataaattagatagaatTGTTGATGATTCTGTTAGTATGATGCATGATCAaagtttagataaaaataaaactttatccgaaaaaaatgaaaatcttgaTAGTAGTAATAAAAGAGTATCATTACAAGGAAAATTAACATTTGtattagaagaaaatgaacGATTACGAAAAGAATTAGAACATTTAAACCAACAAACAGActatgaagaaattaaaagcaaattgaaatattatattagtctCTCAGAAAATCTTACCACAGAAAAGGAacaaaaaatggaagaaaatagagttttgaaaaaaaaattagacaatctatatttattaaaagaatctaTAAATCAGTTAAGATCAGAAAAGGAAACTTTACGCaaagaaattgaaacattAATTCACGTTCATGATGAGCAAATAAATGCTATAAAAACTGAAACTACATCTGAAATTAGAAAAGTACAATCATTGATGTTAGGTTTAAAAGAAGGCACAACAGAACTAAATGATCTTAAAATCGAATTGGAAAAGCGACACGCAAAAGAGATGGAAGAATTGCGTATGTATTTCgaacaaaaatgtttattaatggaaaaacaatattctgaagaaatatttagtcagcaatcaaaaaaaatgtcaGATAATGACAGTGAAATTGCTGATATAACtgaagatttatatttcgGAGGTGCAGGCGATTGTTTGAATGTTTCTAATATATCCGAACATAATTCAAGACTTGGTTCTCCAATTGGAGATGAACAATCTAAATATtctagtaaaaattttaatacttacaATAAATCTGAActagaatatgaaataaaaactttacaaCAAGAATtgcaaaacaaaataatagagggacaagaaatgaaattaaattatgaaaaagctTTGGAAGaccagaaaaatatatatgaaaaagaactatacaataataaagaaaggaaacatggatttttaagaaatatggtGAATCAG CATTGTCAAACAGAATGGGATGCGGGTGCATTGGAAAACGGTGAATTAACGCAACTGCGAGCAGCCTACAACCATCAATTGGAAGAACAAGTTGCGCTAGCTAAATTGGATATTATTAATGCACTTCAAGAACAAATTCAG GTACTTTTAACGATCGAGTCGGACGTAGAAGACAATTGGCCAATAGAATTGCTAGAATTGCGAGATAAACTAACTGGtaatgcaaaaaaagaaatgcaacTGCTCAAAAATACACATATTGAAGAGGTGCAACATTTAAAAGAAGAGCATTCTCGAACTGTGACTAAGATGATTGATTGTCATCGAGAAgaacttaataaaattaaatcagaaTATCTCCAAAATTATTGTGGTGATAGAAGTTTGTTAAtagataataagatttttgaaGAAAG aaataatttaactaaaaCATGCACCACTCTTAAAActttaattgaagaattgataaaatactttattgtttgtgaagaagaaattaataacacTCTTTTTACTGAAATTACTAAAAAGCAATTATCTGATAgtgttaataatgaaaaaaccaTGCAATTTGATGAAACTGAAGGATTGAAatgtaatgaattaaaaatgagtTCAAAAAAGGATTCATTGAATTTATCTGAGATGATTGTCCGAAAGGTGCATTTTGCTCCAAAAACTACAGAAatagtttcaataataaacAGCAATGTTGAAACTTTACCAACTATTCTAGAAGAAGATGATAATataacagaaaaattaaaacaagaatTAAACAATTGCATACTTCGTTTGAAGTCTGAGAGTGCTGAAATTCTTAATACTTCATCAATTGAAGGAAAATTATCTTCGAAAGATACTTTTTggttgaataaaatgaatgaagaattaaatttgaaacttcATCATGCTGAAACTTTAATTATGGGTTACCAAGAAGAAATTGATCATCAGAAAATGACTATTTTCGATCTCCAAAGAAAGTTGGTTAATgcagagaataaaaaagaaacaatcacAGAAGGTTATGGGGAAAATTATGATGTGGGTATTGATACTACATTACAAGACTTTTCACAATTACAAGAGAAAg tcaGACATGTATTATCAAATGGAGGAGGAGATTGTACAGAATTGTTACAATTGATAGATGAATTGTCTAGACAGAGTGATAAATTGATGGAAGaagctaaaaaagaaaaggaagactTACAACAACAg CAGGTGCCTTTAGAACCTACTCCTACCCCATACATTCACAGGGTTTGCCACCGAAAG ATCGAGGCAGcagataaacaattaaaagcaACCCGTAAATTTTTGGATGAACAAGCAAGTGAAAGAGAAGCAGAGAGAGATGAAGCTGCAAAACAAATACATATTCTGCAGGAACAACTTAAAGAGCgtgaacgagagaaagaaagagatcaaCGTATCACATCTGAA TCCACATTATCACCTGAAGCAACATCAGACATCCCTACGCTTCAAGCATCTGACATCGATGCAACT GTAGAAGTTCTGGAATCTCAAATGAGAGAGATGTCCTCTCTTATGTCTGATacagaagcaaaaaaaaatgaaaccgAGAGTGAACTCAAAGCAGCTATTGACAAAATCTGGGTACTTAGAGAGATTATCACAGACTTAGAACAACAGTTACAAATTAAAACtgagaaagaagaatctttGCAATTACAAATCAATCAATTAGAAACTGTGATTGCTGCACAGACTAAAAATCAGCATGAATTAGTTCAAGAATTGGATGCTGTTAAAATGGGTAGTGAAAGCAAACAACTGAATGAACACATTATTCATTTAcag GAGGAATTaagaaaacataaattaaGTTCTGAACAATTCAACGTAAATTCTGCTGCATTGAAACAAATGAAAACGGAACTTCGTGATATGCAAAATCAAttagataaaagaattaaagaattagaatCTGCACACATGTGCAGTTCCAATTTAAGTTTAAGCCAACCAAGTGAAGATGTGTCTATCAGAGATCAAATAGATGCTACACGGTGTCCTACACCAGATGATCCCACTGCTCCACCTATGTTACCTCTTGACCaacttttaaaacttaaagagaaaatgttaaaacatGCTAGAGCCGAAGAAGTAGCTTTCAAAAGAATCAAAGACTTAGAATTGCAAGTGACAGCACTTAGAAATCAAAatgaa gaaTTACAAGCAGAACAAGAAATTCTTCAACAAACAGCTTCTGAACAATTATTCCAAATACAATCAATGCGTGGTAGATTGGAACAGCATAAGCAAAGTGCTCCATTTGCTCAAAGACAAGCAACATCTCGCTTAGAATTACAACTTCATGAAgctaatacaaaatttcaatctttggAACGAACCATTGCTGATAAAGATTtagaa ttAAAGGATATGAAGAATCAATTAGATAGAATTAACCAATTATTACAAGAGAAACAAGCAGAGATTGCAAATGTGGTACAAGTAGAAAGTGTTACAATTCAAAAGTTGAAAGAACATCTGGAAGtagtagaagaagaaaaaaaaattctccag gcaAAAGTTGGCGTTCAAGAACATGCTCAATTGGAATTaccaaaattaatagatagtaTGTTAGCAGATAAAAACGAGGAAATAGATCATTTGAAAGAACAAttatccaaaaaagaaaaacaacttGAAATGTATTCTTCGCTAAATCTAGATGAAACGCAATTAAGAGAGTTAGCACGTCAAACAGAGGCAAAGAATAGTGCACGTACATTAAgcgatatattatcaattcattCGGAATGTGAAGAGACTGCAGAAGCTATTAGAGGAATTAATACAACTCAAAACTTACCTAATGTATCTACTTTTAAAGTTCCATTTactcttaaaaatatagacgATTCAATTGTGCCTTTGATGGACAGTGCTAAAATGATTCATCCTCAAGTTCCTCCTTTGGATCTTGGTTCTCAGAGCTTATCTGCAACTTCTAGTCAACAATCTGGAATGTTAGATTTGTTACACAGTGGTCTAGAATTAAAGACTTCCTCATcagaaaataatctttccaATGACAAAACTGATCATGTTACTCAGTCAAGACAAGAAAGACAGAAATCTCCAGAAAAACATATTGATGAGAAAAATGATAGTAATAAATCTTGTGTtacatcaataaaatatactcaAACATCTATTAATGAAACTTTAAATGAAATGGAGAAGTTAGAGAATCAATTGCAGATAATGAAAGaggaattaaatacaaaatcagcaattttaaataaaaaagaaaatgatttaattactttacaGAAACATTATGATGAATTACAAACAGAATTCAAAGAGGTAATAGAAACACTTTCTAGagacaaatatttctatcaaaatcaatatgaATTATCACGAGTAtcagagaataaaataaagaaagatcttcaagaaatagaaaatgttttgaaattaaaagatgaagaaatacAAGATCATAAGAACAAAATGCAAatgaatgaaagaattataatggagctgaattcagaaaatattaaattgaagaaaaatatagaagagaAGGAACAAGAATTAGAACAGACACGGAAATATACTACTTTGCTTCATGAGAAGATAAAAGAAGTGCAAAATTTTAGAGATATAATTCTTGATAAAGATATTACCATTGAAACAATTCAAACTCGCAATATTgaaatcgaaaatgaaaacaaacaaTTATACGAATTTAAGACCAAATATCAATCGATTAAACAAGAATTATTAGAATGTCAAACCGAAATTCAGAGACTGACTGAAGGTCTAAACAACAGAGATCAGATTATTAGAAGATTAGAAGAAATGGCTAGACGCACTAGCGTGTCAGAAACATCATCACCATCTAATGAAAAGGATCAAGAAATTCATCATTtgcaagaatatttaaaagaaaaagataaaatgataagACAAATGAATGATGATGGTAAGAATTTACACAAAGCtttagaaattatacaaaataaaatgaaagaatctgGAAATGTAGTGGAGTTGAGAAAAAAGTTAAAGGATGAAAAGAAGTTAACTGCTGAGTTAAGAGATATGGTGGACAAAATGAGCAAAGAGTTgtctgatttaaaattaattgcgc AACGATCACAGGATGATACTGATATTGAAGACATGGTAcaaagagaattaaatttatcagttCATTTAGACAAACAAATCATGAACGCCATTGAAAGTGACACAAAGACACATAAAACTGAATGTGAAAAACAACATAATTCTGCTCCATATCAGgatatggaattaaaattaaaactaattcaAGCTAACAAGATCaatgaagaattgaaaaaattgaaagacgatttggaaattgaaagagaaatgCTTAAATGTCAGATAGCGGAATATGAAAATCGTATCTTCCAGCTTAAATCAGATTTGACAGAAGAATCAAAGAAAGTTGTGAAATTAGATGATGAATTATCTtctgagaaaaaattaatgagaatgttaaagattgaaattgaaaaagaacatAGAACAATGCAAATTGAACATATCCGGAATTCAgaattaatagattttcttcaaaataaacaaaaaaattctttagatAATGAGGCAAAgcttaaaaatgaattgaactTACTACGACaggaatacaaaaatttagaaatgcaATTGAGTTTGATGAAAGAACATGTACAATCCCAGAAAGCCGATGACTTACCGAAATTAACAGATCTtttggaaaatgaaagaaagaaatatctattattaatggaaaactttgaaaaagaagaaaaaaataatgtagagCTCAAAgatactttgaaaaaattacaaatagagAAGAATCGTATTGAGAAACAACTTGAagtagaggaagaaaaaaaagagaatttaataagtaatttgattttaatagagGGAACCAAAGATCATTTGCAAACTGATCTCAGGCGTACCAAAGAAGAACTAAaagcaaaagaagaagaatgtgAATGGTTACAGAAAAGAATCAAGACCATGTCTGATGCAGAAACTAGAAGACAGGAAAGAAGTACTTCTGAACACAATGATCTTAAAGCTtcaagaagagaaattaataatgctaGAGAAGTAATA ATGGATCTAGAAGCCGATATGAAGCAGTTAAAAAGAGAATTGACAGAATCCCTTGAACGTGAGGTAAAATTAACTGAAACTATGGAAACTcttaaagaaagagaaagtgatctaattaaaaaactgaCTACTGCCaaagatgaagaaaagaaCTTAAAAGATGTGATCACTGAGTTACAGCAAGACATAAAAACATACACGATAAGAGAATTAGAATTAacgaaagaattgaaaaataggtTCTCAAACGAAAATGTTCCTGCTAAATTCTTACAGAAGATTGAa gATCTTACGAATatcaacgaaaaatatttgacagAGAAAACTATTCTTCaggagaaattaatgaaagcaagggaagaaaaagaacaattaaatcaacgaattaaattacttGAAAGTCAAGTGAAACGAAGTAAAGTACCTCAAGATTTAAACACTCGAGAACATAcagaaaaa ttGCAACATTTTTATGGGAAATTTCTGCGAGCAGATAGCAGACGAAAGGCTCTAGCTTATCAGAAAcgctatttattatctattgttGGCGGCTATCAATTGTCTGAAGAAAATACTTTATCTGTACTTGCTCAATTGACTAAAGTGCAACGATCCTATGCAGTAATAGGTCGCAATAAGAAATCGCCAAAAGTACGTTTTAGAAGTGCAGTACTTGTTGTGATTAGTATTTGTAGAATGAAATGGTTGATTGTGAGATGGAACACTGGCAAACGAATAGGcgtaaaaacattattatggAATATAGATCAATCTTTTTTACCAATTCAGAAAACCGCTATGAATCATTCACCTCCTGTTCGAGATAAAAACACTTCAAA CGGAGATGGTGGTTTCGATGGATTTACACTTGAACAGTATTATcaacgtttgaaaaatattcaacagaAATTGGGTTTAGCCATGGCAGAAACTGGAAATCTTCAAATTATTCCAGAATAG